A genomic region of Desulfosarcina ovata subsp. ovata contains the following coding sequences:
- a CDS encoding ABC transporter ATP-binding protein: MQNGSSNISPLIAFTDVSKVYGKGQTAMRALDRFSLGIQPGEFVAMMGPSGSGKSTCLNILGCIDVPTSGSYRFDGVAVETLSRDQRAMLRRNFLGFVFQGFNLLNRTSALENVELPLVYRKVPAKARHTRALDALAAVGLADRAGHTPGELSGGQQQRVAIARAIVGNPRVLLADEPTGNLDSVRSREIMEMLVKFNRDEGITIVMVTHEAEMAAFADRQVHFRDGRMTDDFQSGMAA; encoded by the coding sequence ATGCAGAACGGATCTTCCAACATCTCTCCCCTGATTGCGTTCACGGACGTCTCCAAGGTCTACGGCAAGGGCCAGACCGCCATGCGGGCGCTGGACCGCTTCAGTCTGGGAATTCAGCCGGGCGAATTTGTCGCCATGATGGGGCCCAGCGGATCGGGAAAGTCCACCTGTCTGAACATTTTGGGTTGTATCGATGTGCCCACCAGCGGCAGCTACCGTTTCGACGGCGTGGCTGTGGAGACCCTGTCGCGGGATCAGCGGGCCATGCTGCGGCGGAATTTTCTGGGCTTTGTGTTTCAGGGATTCAACCTGCTCAACCGGACATCCGCCCTGGAAAATGTCGAACTGCCCCTGGTTTACCGCAAGGTTCCGGCCAAGGCCCGGCATACCCGAGCCCTGGACGCCTTGGCCGCGGTGGGCCTGGCGGACCGGGCCGGTCACACGCCCGGCGAGCTGTCCGGTGGTCAGCAGCAACGGGTGGCCATCGCCCGGGCCATTGTGGGCAACCCCCGGGTCCTTTTGGCCGATGAGCCCACCGGAAACCTCGATTCCGTGCGCAGCCGGGAAATCATGGAGATGCTCGTCAAATTCAACCGCGACGAGGGGATTACCATCGTGATGGTCACCCATGAGGCGGAGATGGCCGCCTTTGCCGATCGCCAGGTTCATTTTCGGGACGGGCGCATGACCGACGATTTTCAAAGCGGGATGGCGGCATGA
- a CDS encoding ABC transporter permease — MMLWETFLLAQRTIRRNVMRSSLTILGIVIGVAAVILMVTLGSGATAKVTRDISRLGSNMLHVRPGQGMRGPGGARSSSDQFTVADATAIRNSVAGLSAVAPTAQTSKQAIHGSANWSTSVTGATNAYLTVQGWELAEGRVFSDAETKAGKGVCLIGHTVQKELFGSESPIGKAMRLEAISFRVIGTLKEKGQSSFGDDQDDIVIIPLRTLQRRMTGTTDVGTILVSVADGISTETVKSEIESLMRERRGIRSDQEDDFHVRDMKELIDTLTGTTTVLTALLSAVAGVSLLVGGIGIMNIMMVSVTERTREIGTRLAIGALEREVLMQFLVEAVVLASFGGLIGIATGLCGAAVGSRLIGVPFVFRPGIVAAAFLFSGAVGIAFGYFPARKAAQLNPIEALRYE; from the coding sequence ATGATGCTTTGGGAAACCTTTCTGCTGGCCCAGCGCACCATCCGGCGCAACGTGATGCGATCCTCGCTGACCATTCTGGGGATTGTCATCGGCGTGGCCGCGGTGATCCTGATGGTCACCCTGGGCAGCGGCGCCACGGCCAAGGTGACCCGTGACATTTCCCGGCTGGGCAGCAACATGCTGCACGTGCGTCCGGGACAGGGGATGCGGGGCCCTGGCGGGGCTCGCAGCAGTTCGGATCAATTTACGGTGGCCGATGCCACGGCCATCCGCAACAGCGTGGCCGGATTGAGCGCCGTAGCGCCCACGGCCCAGACGTCCAAACAGGCCATCCACGGCAGTGCCAACTGGTCCACCTCGGTGACCGGTGCCACCAATGCCTACCTGACCGTTCAGGGGTGGGAACTGGCCGAGGGCAGGGTGTTCAGCGACGCGGAGACCAAGGCCGGCAAAGGGGTTTGCCTGATTGGCCATACGGTCCAGAAGGAACTCTTCGGGAGTGAATCGCCCATCGGCAAGGCCATGCGCCTGGAGGCGATTTCGTTCAGGGTGATCGGCACCCTCAAGGAGAAGGGCCAATCCAGCTTCGGCGACGACCAGGACGACATCGTGATCATCCCCCTGCGTACCCTGCAGCGGCGCATGACCGGCACCACCGATGTGGGCACCATCCTGGTTTCCGTGGCCGACGGGATCTCCACCGAGACGGTCAAATCCGAGATCGAGAGCCTGATGCGTGAACGCCGCGGAATCCGGTCCGACCAGGAAGACGATTTCCATGTGCGCGACATGAAAGAACTGATCGACACGCTCACCGGCACGACCACCGTTCTGACCGCCCTGCTCAGTGCCGTGGCCGGAGTCAGCCTGCTGGTGGGCGGCATCGGTATCATGAACATCATGATGGTCTCGGTCACCGAACGGACCCGCGAGATCGGCACCCGGCTGGCCATCGGCGCCCTGGAACGCGAAGTGCTGATGCAGTTTCTGGTGGAGGCCGTGGTGCTGGCCTCGTTCGGCGGCCTGATCGGCATTGCCACCGGGCTGTGCGGTGCCGCCGTCGGCTCCCGGCTGATCGGCGTGCCCTTTGTTTTCAGACCGGGCATCGTTGCCGCGGCATTCCTTTTTTCGGGTGCCGTGGGCATCGCGTTCGGATATTTCCCGGCCCGCAAGGCCGCCCAACTCAATCCCATCGAGGCATTGCGATATGAATAG
- a CDS encoding response regulator transcription factor, which translates to MVQSEKRPTIFICEPDHGPTHPLVAYLTAKAYDVHCIPDSSQAVDEIVTRLPDLVLLDTHLPLAGGYEVCSMVRTNYSGPILFQGQEADEASQLLAFERGADDYITMPISPALLTARIRAHLKRSHGMASGRQIRVGDLVVDAGLRAVSLDGQPIDLTTMQFELLWYLAKRSGRVVPREELYEALYNEKYNGFDRSVDVYISRIRHQLGDDADNPYYLKTVRGVGYLFAGHDGNGH; encoded by the coding sequence ATGGTACAATCCGAAAAACGTCCCACCATTTTTATTTGCGAGCCGGACCACGGACCGACCCACCCGCTGGTCGCCTACCTGACCGCCAAGGCCTATGATGTTCATTGCATCCCGGACAGCAGCCAGGCCGTCGATGAAATTGTCACCCGTCTACCCGACCTGGTCCTTTTGGACACCCATCTGCCACTGGCCGGCGGATACGAAGTCTGCAGCATGGTGCGCACCAATTACAGCGGTCCGATCCTCTTCCAGGGGCAGGAGGCAGACGAAGCGTCCCAGTTGCTGGCCTTTGAACGGGGTGCCGATGATTACATCACCATGCCCATCTCCCCGGCCCTGCTGACCGCCCGCATCCGTGCCCACCTGAAGCGCAGCCACGGCATGGCCAGCGGCCGGCAGATCCGTGTGGGCGATCTGGTGGTGGATGCCGGCTTGCGCGCCGTTTCCCTGGACGGTCAGCCCATCGATCTGACCACCATGCAGTTTGAACTGCTCTGGTACCTGGCCAAGCGCTCGGGTCGCGTGGTCCCCCGGGAAGAGCTGTACGAGGCGCTCTACAACGAAAAATACAATGGCTTCGACCGCTCCGTGGATGTTTACATCTCCCGGATCCGCCATCAGTTGGGCGACGATGCCGACAATCCCTATTACCTGAAGACCGTTCGCGGAGTGGGCTATCTGTTTGCCGGTCACGATGGCAACGGACACTGA
- a CDS encoding response regulator codes for MQRYTPGIRSKLIAIFILIKVLPLIALAWFAWEEISKLTEAIEKKTVQMAERTHDVVKGVTDLSTENSIQALDEKSREAIERLTTDTAARVAAFLYDRDRDIQLAARLPIDRSQYRNFLSSHFRPVILHRPWKMDALGERWIPAEAPDGDSGKIITAGNDDNRRDFHYRAPDRDGIIDNRPLYLEMTFIDPAGREQLKVGTSPLLPHACRDVSDPHNTYCRAETYFQALKQLKPGEIYVSEVIGPYVRSQVIGTYNRKAAQARGIPFSPQTAGYAGKENPVGIRFQGLIRWGTPVVENGRIRGYVTLALDHTHIMEFTDHLVPTQERYSAISDAGSGNYAFMWDYKGRNISHPRDYFIAGYDPETGQPAVPWLDEEMAAIWRRVNGSMPAFIDQAPRFKSQALAKRPAEALTCAGMVGLDCRYLNFAPQCTGWYNLTQEGGSGSFLIFWSGLWKLTTAAAIPYHTGIYGQHPRGFGFVTIGANVEEFHRAAVETAKTIQTIEADYAGKIEEEKRENQQMMHASLQKAFRHLSLYTALMIVCVILIAIFMASTLTTRITKMIHGIRRFQQGERGHRLKFTSNDEMGQLAQAHNEMADTVQTHIADIEAVNARLKAEIGQRRQAQADLAEHRDNLEVLVKGRTRELEREIVERKRVEQTQRETESRLREQNQALLNLAGQDILYGGDFDRALDAILPAAAKTLKVQRCGVWLLNETRTTTLCKKKWIDGSGLQHCDDALHLADFPIYLNAIQSGRTIASSDVSKDKRLVEFASDYMPARGIRSIIMALFFDGGEMAGLITFAHTRDQRYWHLDEINFANSTADMVGLALGTARRRQAMEEKAQLESRLRRAEKMEAIGTLAGGVAHDLNNILSGLVSYPELLLMQLPKESPLREPIRTIFNSGQRAATIVQDLLTLARRGVAVDEVVNLNRIVKDYLSSPEYGKLQSYHPHTQIETHLAPDLIDISGSSVHLGKALMNLVSNAAEAIPQSGRIVISSANCYIDRPVKGYDVVNEGEYASLTVADNGMGISAEDLGRIFEPFYTKKKMGRSGTGLGMAVVWGTVKDHRGYIDFESSEGEGSRFTLYFPVTRRKPDATHHLAVEEYSGSGETILVVDDVKEQREIATAILTTLGYRVESVSSGEAAITHLKTHSADLLVLDMIMSPGMDGLETYRQIIRRHPDQKAIIASGFSETARIREVLQLGAASYLKKPYTIENIGVAVKAALEA; via the coding sequence ATGCAACGGTATACCCCGGGTATTCGCTCAAAACTGATTGCTATTTTTATTCTGATCAAAGTTCTCCCGCTGATTGCCCTGGCCTGGTTTGCCTGGGAGGAAATTTCCAAACTGACCGAGGCCATCGAAAAAAAAACGGTCCAGATGGCGGAACGCACCCATGACGTGGTCAAGGGGGTTACCGATCTTTCCACCGAGAACTCCATCCAGGCACTTGACGAAAAATCCCGCGAAGCCATCGAACGGTTGACCACCGACACGGCTGCCCGGGTGGCGGCGTTTCTTTACGATCGTGACCGGGACATTCAGCTGGCGGCCCGGTTGCCGATCGACAGGTCCCAGTACCGCAACTTTCTGAGCTCGCATTTCCGGCCTGTCATCCTGCACCGCCCCTGGAAAATGGACGCGCTGGGAGAGCGTTGGATTCCCGCCGAAGCGCCGGATGGTGATTCGGGCAAAATCATTACGGCCGGCAACGATGACAACCGCCGGGATTTTCACTACCGGGCGCCGGATCGTGACGGTATCATCGACAACCGGCCCCTCTACCTGGAAATGACCTTCATTGATCCTGCCGGCCGGGAACAACTCAAGGTGGGGACCTCTCCACTGCTGCCGCACGCCTGCCGGGATGTGTCCGATCCGCACAACACCTACTGCCGGGCGGAAACCTATTTTCAGGCCCTTAAACAGCTCAAGCCCGGAGAAATCTATGTTTCCGAGGTGATCGGCCCCTATGTCAGGAGTCAGGTAATCGGCACCTACAACCGAAAGGCGGCCCAAGCCCGCGGGATCCCTTTCTCACCGCAAACCGCCGGCTATGCCGGCAAGGAGAATCCGGTGGGCATCCGCTTTCAGGGCCTGATCCGCTGGGGCACACCGGTCGTCGAAAACGGTCGCATCCGCGGCTATGTGACCCTGGCCCTGGATCACACCCACATCATGGAATTCACCGACCATCTGGTGCCCACGCAAGAACGTTATTCGGCCATCTCGGATGCCGGCAGCGGCAATTACGCCTTCATGTGGGACTACAAGGGACGTAACATCTCCCATCCGCGTGACTATTTTATCGCCGGCTATGACCCTGAGACCGGCCAACCGGCCGTCCCCTGGCTGGACGAGGAAATGGCCGCGATCTGGCGCCGCGTCAATGGCTCCATGCCGGCATTCATCGACCAGGCCCCCCGGTTCAAATCCCAGGCCCTGGCCAAACGTCCGGCAGAAGCACTGACCTGCGCCGGCATGGTCGGTCTGGACTGCCGCTACCTCAATTTCGCGCCCCAATGCACGGGATGGTACAACCTTACCCAGGAAGGCGGATCAGGATCCTTTTTGATTTTCTGGAGCGGCCTCTGGAAACTCACCACGGCAGCGGCCATCCCCTACCACACCGGTATTTACGGACAGCATCCACGGGGGTTCGGATTCGTGACCATCGGTGCCAATGTCGAAGAATTCCACCGCGCCGCCGTGGAAACGGCCAAAACCATCCAAACCATCGAGGCCGACTATGCCGGCAAAATAGAAGAGGAAAAGAGAGAAAACCAGCAGATGATGCATGCTTCGTTGCAGAAAGCGTTCCGTCATCTCAGCCTGTATACGGCCCTGATGATCGTCTGCGTCATTCTCATCGCCATATTCATGGCCTCGACCCTGACCACCCGCATCACCAAGATGATCCACGGCATTCGCCGGTTCCAGCAGGGCGAACGTGGCCATCGCCTGAAGTTTACGTCCAACGATGAAATGGGGCAGCTGGCCCAGGCCCATAACGAGATGGCCGATACCGTCCAAACCCATATTGCGGATATCGAAGCGGTCAATGCCAGGCTTAAAGCGGAAATCGGCCAGCGCCGGCAAGCCCAGGCCGATCTTGCGGAGCACCGCGACAACCTGGAGGTTCTGGTCAAAGGCCGCACCCGGGAACTCGAGCGGGAGATCGTCGAACGCAAGCGGGTTGAACAGACGCAACGCGAAACCGAAAGCCGGCTCAGGGAACAGAACCAGGCGTTGCTGAATCTGGCCGGTCAGGATATTTTGTACGGTGGAGATTTTGACCGCGCCCTGGACGCCATCCTGCCGGCAGCGGCAAAGACCCTGAAGGTTCAGCGCTGCGGTGTCTGGCTGCTGAACGAAACCCGCACGACCACCCTCTGCAAAAAAAAATGGATTGACGGCAGCGGACTGCAGCATTGCGACGACGCCCTGCATCTGGCCGACTTTCCCATCTATCTGAATGCCATCCAAAGCGGACGCACCATCGCCTCCTCGGACGTTAGCAAGGACAAGCGCCTGGTGGAATTTGCCAGTGATTACATGCCGGCCCGTGGCATTCGTTCCATTATCATGGCCCTCTTTTTCGATGGCGGTGAGATGGCTGGCCTGATCACCTTTGCCCATACCCGGGATCAGCGGTATTGGCATCTGGACGAAATCAATTTTGCCAACTCCACTGCGGACATGGTCGGACTGGCCCTGGGCACGGCCCGGCGCCGCCAGGCGATGGAAGAGAAAGCACAGCTGGAAAGTCGTTTGCGCAGGGCGGAAAAGATGGAAGCCATCGGCACCCTGGCCGGCGGTGTGGCCCACGACCTCAACAATATCCTTTCGGGGCTGGTGAGCTACCCGGAACTGCTGTTGATGCAGCTGCCCAAGGAAAGCCCCCTGCGCGAACCCATCAGGACCATCTTCAACTCAGGGCAACGGGCCGCCACCATCGTTCAGGATCTGCTTACCCTTGCCCGCCGCGGCGTGGCCGTCGATGAAGTGGTCAATCTGAACCGGATCGTCAAAGACTACCTGAGCAGTCCCGAATATGGCAAACTGCAGTCCTACCACCCCCACACCCAGATCGAAACCCACCTGGCGCCGGACCTGATAGATATTTCCGGATCTTCCGTCCACCTGGGCAAAGCCCTGATGAATCTGGTTTCCAACGCCGCCGAAGCCATCCCCCAAAGCGGCCGGATTGTCATCTCAAGCGCGAACTGCTACATTGACCGGCCTGTCAAAGGCTATGATGTGGTCAATGAAGGCGAATACGCCTCCCTGACCGTGGCGGACAACGGCATGGGCATCAGCGCCGAAGACCTGGGGCGTATCTTCGAGCCGTTTTACACCAAGAAAAAAATGGGGCGCAGCGGAACCGGGCTGGGCATGGCCGTGGTATGGGGAACGGTCAAGGATCACAGAGGATACATCGATTTTGAAAGCTCCGAGGGTGAAGGCAGCCGGTTTACGCTCTATTTCCCGGTTACCCGGCGCAAGCCGGATGCGACCCACCACCTGGCCGTAGAGGAATATTCGGGAAGCGGCGAAACCATCCTGGTGGTGGATGATGTCAAAGAGCAGCGTGAAATCGCCACAGCCATCCTGACCACACTGGGCTACCGGGTGGAAAGCGTCTCCAGCGGAGAGGCCGCCATCACTCACCTGAAAACCCATTCTGCCGACCTGCTGGTGCTGGATATGATCATGAGCCCGGGAATGGACGGCCTCGAGACCTACCGGCAGATCATCCGCCGCCATCCCGACCAAAAGGCCATCATCGCCAGCGGTTTTTCCGAAACCGCACGGATCCGCGAAGTGCTGCAACTGGGCGCGGCCAGCTACCTGAAAAAGCCCTATACCATCGAAAATATCGGGGTGGCGGTAAAAGCCGCGTTGGAGGCCTGA
- a CDS encoding TonB-dependent receptor, with protein sequence MKKPVVGGLLVLAMALSWPGGSVAEEIDSHEGAYRLAEIVVSGESESIVESAGTVHRITARDIQDQGARTLDEALELVPGLIVREGAEGSPRIDIRGFRTRHVPLFLNGIPVVDTYDGQFDPTLIPAEIISEIKVTTGGGSVLYGPGGNGGAIDIITKSGKRGLHGTVGGEIGEGERYLGKASLSGGGEKADFYLGVNAYDRDKFTLSRDFDDTDAEGGDYRANSDRERTSLFGNTSYRLGERTQLGLTVSHTTGENGKPAVTNSDDADPFTKSPKYERIDDLETSLVQVAIDHKTAGPFEWRGWGFFSQSEIEENRYDDDTYSTQDKKGAYHQNTDMKIYGASTQLRYHVGTVGNATLGLTAENDEWDVDGFSVGKSSTEDYSDERDIQIYSVALEYEHQLGDRAGIVVGYGHHFQDKDSGGSDDDFSYLVGVSYDLTDATRVKANHARKIRFPSVKQLYDGDSANPDLDTEVTLHYEAGIRQMLPYGMSLGVTGFIIRAEDFIEKDESDPNEMNKNYQDLRFHGVETDLIVQPIDALRLRLAVGWLETEDRSDDSERDELQHRPEWTVSVDGRYRFDFGLTASASLKYVADQYFYDQDDEDPLEKKKLNDFTVVNVKLSQKIVASGLEIYVGADNLFDEDYEESYGLPQPGQTVYGGVEYRF encoded by the coding sequence ATGAAGAAACCTGTAGTTGGTGGCTTACTGGTCTTGGCGATGGCACTATCCTGGCCGGGTGGATCTGTTGCGGAAGAAATAGATTCCCATGAAGGGGCGTATCGTCTGGCGGAAATTGTTGTCTCGGGGGAGTCCGAAAGCATTGTAGAGTCGGCGGGAACCGTGCACCGTATCACGGCGCGAGATATCCAGGACCAGGGGGCCCGAACCCTGGATGAAGCTCTCGAACTGGTTCCCGGCCTGATTGTCCGCGAGGGGGCCGAGGGCTCTCCGCGAATCGATATCCGCGGGTTTCGTACCCGCCATGTGCCGTTATTTCTCAACGGCATCCCCGTGGTGGACACCTATGACGGCCAGTTCGATCCCACGCTGATTCCGGCTGAGATTATCTCCGAAATCAAGGTGACCACCGGCGGCGGATCGGTGCTTTACGGTCCCGGTGGCAATGGCGGGGCCATTGATATTATCACCAAAAGCGGAAAGCGGGGCCTGCATGGCACGGTTGGCGGTGAAATCGGTGAAGGCGAACGCTACCTGGGAAAAGCCAGTCTCTCCGGGGGCGGGGAGAAGGCCGATTTCTACCTGGGAGTGAATGCCTATGATCGCGACAAATTTACCCTGTCTCGGGATTTTGATGACACGGATGCAGAAGGCGGTGACTACCGGGCAAACAGCGACCGGGAACGCACCAGTTTGTTCGGCAACACGAGCTATCGCCTGGGGGAACGCACACAGCTGGGCTTGACCGTCAGTCATACGACCGGTGAAAACGGAAAACCGGCGGTGACCAATTCCGATGATGCCGATCCATTTACCAAGAGCCCCAAATATGAGCGCATCGACGATTTGGAAACCTCCCTGGTCCAGGTGGCCATTGACCACAAGACCGCAGGTCCTTTTGAGTGGCGTGGATGGGGCTTTTTCAGCCAGTCGGAGATCGAAGAGAATCGCTATGATGACGACACCTATTCGACCCAGGACAAGAAAGGTGCCTACCACCAGAACACGGATATGAAGATTTACGGGGCCAGTACGCAGCTGCGCTACCATGTGGGAACCGTCGGCAACGCCACCCTGGGACTGACCGCGGAGAACGACGAGTGGGATGTCGACGGTTTCAGTGTCGGCAAAAGCAGTACCGAGGATTACTCCGATGAAAGGGATATCCAAATTTATTCAGTGGCCCTCGAGTACGAACATCAACTGGGCGATCGTGCCGGCATCGTTGTCGGCTACGGTCACCATTTTCAGGATAAAGACAGCGGTGGCAGCGACGACGATTTTTCCTACCTGGTGGGAGTCAGCTACGACCTCACCGACGCTACCCGAGTCAAGGCCAACCATGCGCGTAAAATCCGTTTTCCGTCGGTCAAACAGCTTTACGACGGAGATTCGGCTAACCCGGACCTGGATACCGAGGTGACCCTGCACTACGAGGCCGGCATCCGCCAGATGCTGCCCTATGGCATGTCGCTGGGCGTGACCGGTTTTATCATTCGTGCCGAGGATTTCATCGAAAAAGATGAGAGTGATCCGAACGAAATGAACAAAAACTACCAGGACCTTCGGTTCCACGGCGTCGAGACAGACCTGATCGTTCAACCCATCGATGCGCTGAGACTTCGCCTGGCGGTGGGCTGGCTGGAAACCGAAGACCGTTCCGACGATTCCGAGCGTGACGAACTGCAGCACCGTCCGGAGTGGACGGTCTCTGTGGACGGCCGCTATCGATTCGACTTCGGCCTGACGGCCAGTGCCTCCCTCAAATATGTGGCCGACCAGTATTTTTACGACCAGGACGATGAAGATCCTTTGGAAAAGAAAAAGCTGAACGATTTTACCGTCGTCAACGTCAAGCTCAGCCAAAAGATCGTCGCATCGGGCCTTGAGATATACGTTGGCGCCGACAACCTGTTCGACGAAGATTACGAAGAGAGCTATGGTTTGCCACAGCCCGGACAGACCGTCTATGGTGGCGTTGAGTACCGGTTCTAA
- a CDS encoding ATP-binding cassette domain-containing protein has translation MVALSTGSNASGPVVRLDRFAYAYPGMTDWVLREISLSIGPGQCHLVQGPTGAGKSTLLLAIRGLLPPGRQSGTLAIHTGSDAASAGSGVGLVRQNPKTQLLCTSLGAEVAFGLENHRVAPSEMPDRVRAALAEVGLRRSLNHSVDALSMGQQYRACIAGLLVMEPVLVMLDEPMAQLDPKGRREVLAIIRRLKRSGRAVLICDHRPKPIQTVVDRFWCLDASGRLSETGPPAHGRPVMNLAAPGAGGRPATEGSEVPVVRVNDLRLALGPNGLNLSGISFCARHGERIAVYGPNGAGKTTLIRALAGLVAPLDGTLTVLGAPPRPSRLRGRLAILFQDPRKQMFETTVFDEVAFAARRNGTPEDEIDSKVNDLLDCLGLTGLLHASPHQLSYGQTHLVGLAAVLAGDPEILLLDDPFAGLDKKCARLVVSAVSRQAEAHGTTVVWTSHEAGGLDPWVDRTITLPDPADRRAERDEPVSVRQPPHRSKARYRLGTGIMLAVCVSLSMLAFAARSGIFLVALTAVNLLLTLVFCPQPLRLLRKGAVLFLWQTALVVLLYGIRFGFPQGIASGVQVAGQLFMAFWPGLIFMSANTQSRIVRTLGRFLPSRIAFVAATCLRFLPLLLGEMQQIREAQVFRGARILTGDLKSPRYWPDWLYCLMVPTLIKTLSLSADIAMAATARDFGIHPKRTAWPGD, from the coding sequence ATGGTGGCGTTGAGTACCGGTTCTAATGCATCCGGTCCGGTGGTTCGCCTGGACCGGTTCGCCTATGCCTATCCGGGTATGACGGACTGGGTGCTTCGGGAGATCTCTCTGTCCATCGGTCCCGGCCAGTGCCATCTGGTGCAGGGACCGACCGGAGCGGGCAAGAGTACGCTGCTTTTGGCTATCCGTGGCCTGTTGCCGCCGGGGCGTCAATCCGGCACCTTGGCGATTCATACCGGTTCGGATGCCGCAAGCGCGGGCAGTGGTGTCGGCCTCGTTCGGCAGAATCCGAAAACCCAACTGCTGTGCACCAGCCTGGGGGCCGAGGTGGCCTTCGGCCTGGAGAACCATCGGGTGGCGCCCTCCGAGATGCCTGACCGGGTCCGGGCGGCATTGGCCGAAGTGGGGCTCCGGCGGTCATTGAATCATTCGGTGGACGCCCTTTCCATGGGGCAGCAGTACCGTGCCTGCATTGCCGGCCTGCTGGTGATGGAACCGGTCCTGGTGATGCTGGACGAACCGATGGCGCAGCTCGATCCCAAAGGGCGAAGGGAAGTGCTGGCCATCATCCGGCGCCTGAAACGATCTGGCCGGGCGGTGTTGATCTGCGATCATCGCCCCAAACCGATTCAGACGGTCGTTGATCGGTTCTGGTGTCTGGATGCATCCGGCCGGCTCAGCGAAACCGGTCCCCCGGCGCATGGCCGGCCGGTGATGAATTTGGCTGCGCCGGGCGCAGGCGGCCGGCCCGCCACCGAGGGCAGTGAGGTTCCCGTTGTGCGCGTCAATGATCTGCGTTTGGCCCTTGGGCCAAACGGTCTGAATCTGTCCGGGATCTCTTTCTGCGCCCGTCATGGAGAACGAATCGCCGTATACGGGCCCAACGGAGCCGGAAAGACCACCTTGATCCGTGCGCTGGCCGGTTTGGTGGCACCCCTCGACGGCACTTTGACGGTGCTGGGCGCCCCGCCCCGCCCGTCACGCCTGCGTGGTCGGCTGGCCATTTTGTTTCAGGATCCGCGCAAGCAAATGTTCGAAACCACGGTGTTCGACGAAGTCGCCTTTGCCGCCAGACGCAACGGCACCCCGGAAGACGAGATCGACAGCAAGGTCAACGATCTGCTCGATTGCCTTGGACTGACGGGCCTGCTGCACGCGTCGCCGCATCAGCTCAGTTACGGACAAACGCACCTGGTTGGACTGGCTGCCGTGCTGGCCGGCGACCCGGAAATTCTTCTGCTGGACGATCCGTTTGCCGGCCTGGACAAAAAGTGTGCGCGGCTGGTCGTTTCGGCAGTCAGCCGACAGGCGGAGGCCCATGGCACGACGGTCGTCTGGACTTCCCACGAAGCCGGCGGCCTTGACCCGTGGGTTGATCGGACCATCACGCTGCCCGACCCTGCCGACCGGCGAGCGGAGAGAGACGAACCGGTCAGCGTCAGGCAACCGCCCCACCGCTCCAAGGCGCGGTATCGGCTCGGCACCGGAATTATGCTGGCCGTCTGTGTTTCGCTTTCCATGCTGGCATTTGCCGCCCGGTCTGGGATTTTTCTGGTCGCCCTGACCGCTGTTAATCTGCTGCTGACACTTGTTTTTTGCCCGCAGCCGTTACGCCTTCTGCGCAAAGGGGCGGTCCTGTTCCTCTGGCAAACGGCGCTTGTGGTCCTGCTCTATGGCATCCGTTTCGGGTTTCCCCAGGGCATCGCTTCCGGTGTTCAGGTGGCCGGGCAGCTTTTTATGGCTTTCTGGCCGGGATTGATTTTCATGTCCGCCAACACCCAATCCCGGATCGTACGCACGCTGGGCCGCTTTCTGCCGTCGCGCATCGCGTTCGTGGCCGCCACCTGCCTGCGATTTCTTCCCCTGCTGCTTGGTGAAATGCAACAGATCCGTGAAGCCCAGGTGTTCCGGGGCGCCCGGATTCTGACCGGCGATCTGAAATCGCCCCGCTACTGGCCGGACTGGCTGTACTGCCTGATGGTGCCGACCCTGATCAAAACCCTTTCCCTGTCTGCTGACATCGCCATGGCGGCAACGGCCAGGGATTTTGGAATTCACCCCAAACGGACGGCCTGGCCCGGAGATTGA